One genomic window of Spirochaetia bacterium 38H-sp includes the following:
- a CDS encoding dihydroorotate dehydrogenase-like protein, with amino-acid sequence MNLKTKYMGLDLKTPLIVGASPLTSDEKKLKSCQNYGAGAVVLRSLFQEEIEGGIEAMQDYSAYMHTEAADYLASMGTQQAVSSYLELIKKAKDTVSIPVIASINCHSADWWTDTAQKIEKAGADALELNVSVFPVYDSQTSEEIENRVLDIVRTAREAVKMPIAVKIGPYFTSVGHLIAEIEALGANAVVMFNRFYRVDVDVEKRKIISGKSSSTQDELAPTLRWIAIEAPRRRFDIAASCGIHTGRDAAKAILAGADVFQMVSALIRHGIPHIATVLDELSDIMDKQGFDSIDHMQGSLLKGDDKQEEKLSRLQYIMSLKGI; translated from the coding sequence ATGAATCTTAAAACAAAATATATGGGGCTTGACCTCAAAACCCCTCTTATAGTAGGAGCATCACCTCTGACCTCGGATGAAAAAAAATTAAAGTCCTGTCAGAACTATGGAGCTGGAGCTGTTGTTCTCCGCTCGCTTTTTCAGGAAGAAATTGAGGGCGGCATAGAGGCTATGCAGGATTATTCTGCTTATATGCATACGGAGGCTGCGGATTATCTTGCTTCTATGGGTACACAGCAGGCTGTTTCTTCTTATCTTGAGCTTATAAAAAAGGCCAAGGACACAGTTAGTATTCCCGTGATTGCAAGTATTAACTGTCATTCTGCTGATTGGTGGACGGATACAGCACAGAAGATAGAAAAGGCAGGTGCGGATGCGCTTGAGCTCAATGTTTCTGTTTTTCCTGTTTACGACAGCCAGACTTCCGAGGAGATAGAAAATAGGGTTCTTGATATAGTGCGTACTGCAAGAGAAGCAGTAAAAATGCCTATTGCAGTAAAGATTGGCCCGTACTTTACTTCCGTGGGGCATCTTATAGCAGAGATAGAGGCTCTGGGAGCAAATGCTGTTGTTATGTTCAACCGCTTTTACAGAGTAGATGTGGATGTGGAAAAAAGAAAGATTATCTCAGGTAAGAGTTCTAGTACGCAGGATGAGCTTGCACCTACTTTGAGATGGATTGCAATAGAGGCTCCCAGAAGAAGATTTGATATTGCGGCTTCATGTGGTATTCATACAGGCCGTGATGCGGCCAAGGCAATTCTGGCAGGTGCAGATGTGTTTCAGATGGTTTCTGCTTTGATAAGACACGGGATACCTCATATAGCAACTGTTCTTGATGAGCTTTCTGACATTATGGATAAACAGGGGTTTGATTCTATAGATCATATGCAGGGGTCTCTTCTCAAAGGCGACGACAAACAAGAGGAAAAGCTTAGCAGGCTACAATACATAATGTCTTTAAAAGGAATATGA
- a CDS encoding ABC transporter permease: MSLFLDMFPIALMFASPIIIAALGGLFSERSGIVNIALEGIMMVGGFTAAALTYFLEPVTSLAPLLGLTAGAAAGLIFSFLHALASVNLRADQIISGTALNILAGGLTVYLCQIIFKQQRTLAFSEGIKKITVPYMENIPLLGPLFFRNNYPTFFLALALVLITWFIMEKTVFGLRLKACGEHPQAAATMGIDVYKMRYAGVLISGALAGLAGSAMVLTQDIQYTVTSIHGTGFIALASLIFGKWRPWTVLGAAFFFGFSQAISLYARDIGFLSLLPLEAFQALPYVLTILALIAFSSRSVGPRAVGQIYDPSK; this comes from the coding sequence ATGAGCCTATTTTTAGACATGTTTCCAATAGCACTCATGTTTGCAAGCCCCATAATCATAGCAGCCCTTGGAGGTCTCTTTAGCGAGCGCTCCGGCATCGTAAACATAGCCCTGGAAGGAATAATGATGGTAGGCGGATTTACTGCAGCAGCACTTACATATTTCTTAGAACCCGTTACATCTCTTGCACCCCTGTTGGGACTTACTGCAGGAGCTGCAGCAGGCTTGATATTCTCTTTTTTGCACGCCCTTGCCTCCGTAAATCTGAGAGCTGACCAGATAATATCCGGTACTGCTCTCAACATCCTTGCTGGCGGACTTACCGTTTACTTGTGTCAGATAATCTTTAAACAGCAAAGAACACTTGCCTTCTCGGAAGGCATAAAAAAAATAACAGTCCCCTACATGGAAAACATCCCCCTCCTAGGTCCTCTTTTTTTTAGAAACAACTACCCAACATTCTTTCTTGCGTTGGCACTCGTTCTTATAACATGGTTTATCATGGAAAAAACAGTATTTGGCCTGAGACTCAAAGCCTGCGGAGAACATCCGCAAGCAGCAGCCACTATGGGAATCGACGTTTACAAAATGCGCTACGCAGGCGTACTCATATCCGGAGCATTAGCCGGACTTGCGGGCAGTGCAATGGTCCTCACTCAGGACATACAGTACACAGTCACCTCTATACACGGCACCGGATTTATAGCACTTGCATCCCTCATCTTTGGCAAGTGGAGACCCTGGACAGTTCTGGGAGCAGCATTCTTTTTTGGCTTTTCGCAGGCCATATCGCTCTACGCGCGCGACATAGGCTTTCTATCTCTACTCCCTTTGGAAGCATTCCAAGCACTGCCTTACGTACTTACCATACTTGCGCTCATCGCTTTTTCTAGCCGCTCCGTAGGTCCCAGAGCTGTGGGGCAGATATACGACCCCTCAAAATAA
- a CDS encoding CheR family methyltransferase produces MKDLHLMQDIDNELILTPSEAEEYEDEREIEIADFRMVTFSLGGRDYGIDILKIKEIAKFSNYTYVPNCPSFVKGVYNLRGEIISVIDLRILFNLPYEKSNGVENGLIIYLPDSIVGVVVDKIDKVVAIPSRIIQPPHPLFGDINVKFISGVVEHEGRLYIILDIEKVLGKEESAEELDTEAISDAYASAMQATKTGISTPSYDKEEESHAEPSDSDFDFIAEGLASLASFYVSPINVSWIEKRIQEWKKEKGDDVKKLQLVKAEDAEEFLKGFMSAFTGKFWEKGYMDRIVNLLPTEIESTAFKVWDVGCGKGYEAYSLAAALRQKYQGKLIKIWAQDVDLLSVSMAPNLSVQAEELPAWLGNSVVEGKNGFAFKQEIRDSIVFEYHDVRNTNPFNSIDLIVARDVLSLLPVSIQEEVLEDFFDKLKPKGMLLVGDNESLDSYSGWKRVASSIPLYIKQTTVVEEE; encoded by the coding sequence ATGAAGGATCTGCATCTTATGCAGGATATCGATAATGAGCTTATTCTTACTCCGTCAGAAGCAGAGGAATACGAGGATGAGCGTGAGATAGAGATAGCCGATTTTAGGATGGTAACTTTTTCACTTGGCGGAAGGGATTATGGAATTGATATCCTTAAGATAAAAGAGATAGCAAAATTTTCCAATTATACCTATGTTCCCAATTGTCCTTCATTTGTTAAAGGGGTTTATAATCTCAGAGGAGAGATCATATCCGTTATTGACCTAAGAATCCTTTTTAATCTTCCTTATGAAAAATCCAATGGAGTGGAAAACGGGCTTATAATTTATCTTCCTGATTCTATTGTTGGTGTTGTTGTAGATAAAATCGACAAGGTTGTTGCTATTCCTTCCAGAATAATACAGCCTCCACATCCTCTTTTTGGTGATATCAATGTCAAGTTTATAAGTGGTGTTGTAGAACACGAAGGACGGCTTTATATAATCCTTGATATAGAAAAGGTTCTTGGCAAGGAAGAGTCTGCCGAAGAATTGGATACAGAAGCTATCTCCGATGCTTATGCTTCTGCTATGCAGGCTACAAAGACTGGTATTTCTACTCCTTCTTATGATAAGGAAGAAGAATCTCATGCTGAGCCTTCTGATTCTGACTTTGATTTTATAGCAGAGGGACTTGCCTCACTTGCCTCTTTCTATGTCAGTCCCATAAATGTTTCTTGGATTGAAAAAAGAATACAGGAATGGAAAAAAGAAAAGGGAGATGATGTCAAAAAACTGCAACTTGTAAAAGCAGAAGATGCGGAAGAATTCCTTAAGGGTTTTATGTCTGCTTTTACAGGAAAATTTTGGGAAAAAGGATATATGGACAGGATTGTAAATCTTCTCCCTACAGAAATAGAATCCACGGCTTTTAAGGTATGGGATGTAGGTTGCGGAAAGGGATATGAGGCTTATTCTTTGGCTGCTGCTTTGAGACAAAAATACCAGGGAAAGCTTATAAAGATATGGGCTCAAGATGTGGATTTGCTGAGCGTATCAATGGCTCCCAATCTTTCTGTACAGGCAGAAGAGCTCCCGGCTTGGCTTGGGAATTCTGTGGTAGAGGGGAAAAATGGTTTTGCTTTTAAGCAGGAGATAAGGGATTCTATTGTTTTTGAGTATCATGATGTGAGGAATACAAACCCTTTTAATTCTATAGATTTGATTGTTGCGAGAGATGTTCTTTCTCTGCTTCCTGTATCTATTCAGGAAGAGGTCTTGGAAGATTTTTTTGATAAGCTTAAACCCAAAGGTATGCTTTTGGTCGGGGATAATGAGTCTCTTGACTCTTATTCCGGATGGAAGAGGGTTGCTTCTTCTATTCCTTTATATATAAAACAAACAACTGTTGTAGAAGAGGAGTAA
- a CDS encoding endo-1,4-beta-xylanase gives MKTLTKALLAAMMLGLFVVSCQLGITTEDSYTMPERAASMQTKFLGNIFYGAEEPLAYSSYWNQVSPENAGKWGSVEPNRDNMDFGTLDYIYNYAKQNNMPFKLHVLVWGTQQPSWLNGLSKTEQLSEIEEWYSAIAARYSNIDMIDVVNEPLHAPPSYKDALGGNGTTGWDWVIKAFEMARQYFPTSKLLINEYGIIADPYATQNYLTIINLLKERGLIDGIGIQCHAFNMDSVSTNTMNQVLDMLSATGLPIYVSELDMTGDDQKQLALYKEKFPVLWEHSGVKGITLWGYVEGHMWQTQGYLLRADGTQRPALSWMMQYVGNSSTPTATPTATPTATPTATPTATPTATPTPGTVHLEAENNNANFYNLTSTTANGVTYINNISYSHWLRFDNVSFNGESSLTFRYAYGNNGGYMKVRIDSNDDSANIATIDSLASTGGWSTFTTQTVPINAITGTHTVYLYFHNSSQNIYLDWIEFNGGSSTPTPTPTATPTATPTATPTATPTATPTATPTATPTPSTPGNYISINLPFTYNGAGEFYWKTDGFSTQTNWNRFVNSWNLDILEINGTDYTNDWVAQHSIPPSGGYWYIHYKSSVGWGHLEIN, from the coding sequence ATGAAAACCTTAACAAAAGCATTGCTCGCCGCAATGATGCTCGGACTCTTTGTTGTTTCCTGTCAACTTGGTATAACAACAGAAGACAGCTACACTATGCCGGAGCGTGCGGCAAGCATGCAAACAAAATTTCTTGGCAACATTTTCTACGGAGCAGAAGAACCTCTTGCCTATTCCAGTTATTGGAACCAAGTAAGTCCAGAAAATGCAGGCAAATGGGGATCTGTAGAACCAAACCGCGACAACATGGATTTTGGCACCTTGGACTACATCTACAACTATGCAAAACAAAATAACATGCCCTTTAAGCTTCATGTACTGGTGTGGGGTACGCAGCAGCCCTCGTGGCTTAATGGCCTTAGTAAAACAGAACAGCTCAGCGAGATAGAAGAATGGTATTCTGCCATTGCAGCACGTTACTCCAATATAGACATGATAGACGTAGTAAACGAGCCATTGCACGCACCACCTTCCTATAAAGATGCATTAGGAGGCAACGGAACTACGGGCTGGGACTGGGTTATAAAAGCCTTTGAAATGGCAAGACAATACTTTCCAACAAGCAAACTCCTTATAAACGAATATGGAATCATAGCAGACCCCTATGCAACGCAGAACTATCTCACGATAATCAACCTGCTCAAAGAAAGAGGACTTATAGATGGAATAGGCATACAGTGTCATGCCTTTAACATGGACTCTGTAAGCACAAATACAATGAACCAGGTTCTGGACATGCTCTCTGCAACAGGCCTTCCTATATATGTGTCTGAGCTGGATATGACAGGAGATGACCAGAAACAGCTGGCTCTCTACAAAGAAAAATTTCCCGTGTTGTGGGAACACTCTGGGGTAAAAGGTATTACCTTATGGGGATATGTAGAAGGCCACATGTGGCAGACACAGGGATATCTTCTTAGAGCAGATGGTACTCAGAGACCTGCTCTGTCATGGATGATGCAGTATGTAGGAAACAGTTCAACTCCAACAGCAACCCCAACAGCAACCCCAACAGCAACCCCAACAGCAACCCCAACAGCAACCCCAACAGCAACCCCAACCCCAGGAACTGTTCACTTAGAAGCAGAAAATAATAATGCTAATTTCTATAATTTAACTAGTACAACAGCAAATGGGGTAACATATATAAATAACATCAGTTATTCACATTGGTTAAGATTTGATAATGTATCATTTAATGGCGAATCATCATTAACTTTTAGATATGCTTATGGCAATAATGGTGGTTATATGAAGGTTAGAATTGATTCAAATGATGATTCTGCTAATATAGCAACAATTGATTCGCTAGCAAGTACAGGTGGTTGGTCAACATTTACTACTCAAACAGTACCCATTAATGCAATAACAGGAACACATACAGTTTATTTATACTTCCATAATTCAAGTCAAAATATTTACTTAGACTGGATAGAATTTAATGGTGGAAGTTCTACTCCAACTCCTACTCCAACAGCAACTCCAACAGCAACTCCAACAGCAACTCCAACAGCAACTCCAACAGCAACTCCAACAGCAACTCCAACAGCAACTCCAACTCCAAGCACGCCGGGAAACTATATCTCAATAAATCTTCCTTTTACATATAACGGAGCAGGTGAGTTCTACTGGAAAACAGATGGCTTTTCCACACAAACAAATTGGAACAGATTTGTAAACTCATGGAATCTGGATATTCTTGAGATAAATGGCACTGATTACACCAATGATTGGGTAGCTCAGCACAGTATACCCCCCTCCGGTGGTTACTGGTATATACACTACAAATCTTCTGTGGGTTGGGGACATCTTGAGATAAACTGA
- a CDS encoding chemotaxis protein CheA has product MSDYLDPNNEELLKDFFAEAYQQVDTIEQNLLVLENDPSNRDAIDEIFRAAHTLKGGAATVQMDELAEFTHVVEDVLDDVRSGKVEINSERVDLLLSALDIIKSMLSSREQGDVYSEDISSVVDALKAMKGEPAEEKQEGKKKKKEDKKNTEDKEEQVTGLAVTEEELRELLDAVPRSNNLYKVDISFDPDNVMNSVGGIQGFAMLKALGSVLKTEPEFEKLYEDEFFPVVTYYVSSPLSVEEFKGKAVLPSDVALSIDVVKVSADALKASSSKEKQTSDTSNKEKTESAEKEVYSKTEQEPEEKETEETIESINNQIAKTVERKQTPTKKSAAVESILRVDSRRIDALLNLVSESVINKATFNQISVQFSESFTQFQTLQSLMTDKLRTFIDDVIEISRSPDVISMSDKQLKRMLSEKYAELFTMFDPVESEFKDILSKYRETTQQLNRITGEMQEAVMRIRMVPISQIFSRFPRLVRDLSRSLEKNINLIIEGQDTELDKSVIEDLLDPLIHCVRNSVDHGIETPTERKKIGKSPEGTIVLRAKNEGNLIVIEIIDDGKGIDVDAVRKRAIDRGLIHPNKVLSQVEAFNLIFEPGFSTAKKVTNVSGRGVGLDVVKKQIEKLNGSISVWSEKGAGTHFTIKLPLTLAIIQGLMVEVGKERYAIPVTSVIDCHRIKPDEIRFIDGYEVFDVRDDVVSLLRLNRLFKIDTDEQRDYLFVVIVGNEDKKMGIIVDSIIGEEDVVIKPLKDHFVNSPGIAGANITGEGTVSLIIDVPQLLELGLKREREARKKRETSII; this is encoded by the coding sequence ATGAGTGATTATCTTGACCCCAATAACGAAGAACTTCTCAAAGATTTCTTTGCAGAAGCCTACCAGCAGGTGGATACCATAGAGCAAAACCTTCTGGTATTGGAGAACGATCCTTCCAACCGCGATGCCATAGATGAGATTTTCAGAGCAGCTCATACGCTCAAAGGCGGAGCTGCAACAGTGCAGATGGATGAGCTTGCGGAGTTTACACATGTTGTTGAGGATGTGCTGGATGATGTGCGCAGTGGAAAAGTGGAGATAAACAGCGAGAGGGTGGATCTGCTTCTTTCTGCTCTTGATATTATAAAATCCATGTTATCTTCCAGAGAACAGGGGGATGTTTATTCCGAGGATATTTCTTCTGTTGTAGATGCCCTTAAAGCTATGAAGGGAGAGCCTGCAGAAGAAAAACAAGAAGGGAAAAAGAAGAAAAAAGAGGATAAGAAAAATACTGAGGATAAGGAAGAACAAGTAACAGGTCTTGCTGTCACAGAGGAAGAACTTAGAGAACTCCTTGATGCAGTGCCAAGGAGCAATAATCTTTATAAAGTGGACATATCCTTTGACCCCGATAATGTGATGAACTCGGTAGGAGGAATCCAGGGCTTTGCCATGCTTAAGGCTCTTGGCTCTGTGCTTAAGACGGAGCCGGAGTTTGAGAAACTCTATGAAGATGAGTTCTTTCCTGTAGTTACTTATTATGTTTCTTCTCCTCTTTCTGTAGAAGAGTTTAAGGGCAAAGCTGTTTTACCAAGCGACGTTGCTCTCAGTATCGATGTTGTCAAAGTAAGTGCGGATGCGTTAAAGGCTTCTTCCAGTAAGGAAAAACAGACCTCCGATACTTCAAATAAAGAAAAAACAGAATCTGCAGAAAAAGAAGTTTATTCAAAGACAGAGCAAGAGCCGGAAGAAAAAGAAACAGAAGAGACCATAGAAAGTATCAATAATCAGATAGCAAAAACCGTAGAAAGAAAACAGACTCCTACCAAGAAGTCTGCAGCTGTTGAATCTATTCTCAGAGTTGACAGTCGCAGAATAGATGCCTTACTTAATCTAGTTAGCGAATCTGTTATCAACAAAGCCACGTTTAACCAGATTTCGGTTCAGTTTTCAGAATCTTTTACGCAGTTTCAAACACTTCAGTCTCTTATGACAGATAAGCTTAGAACTTTTATAGATGATGTTATAGAGATTTCCCGCTCTCCTGATGTTATCAGTATGTCGGATAAGCAGCTTAAGAGAATGCTGTCGGAAAAATATGCCGAGCTGTTTACCATGTTTGATCCCGTGGAATCTGAGTTTAAGGATATTCTTTCTAAGTACAGAGAGACCACGCAGCAACTTAATCGTATAACGGGAGAGATGCAGGAAGCTGTAATGCGTATAAGGATGGTCCCTATTTCTCAGATTTTTTCCCGTTTCCCCAGGCTTGTAAGAGATCTATCACGTTCTCTTGAGAAAAATATCAATCTTATAATAGAGGGACAGGATACAGAGCTTGATAAATCTGTTATAGAAGATCTCCTTGATCCACTTATCCATTGTGTAAGAAACTCCGTTGATCATGGTATAGAAACTCCTACTGAGAGAAAGAAAATAGGTAAATCGCCCGAGGGAACCATTGTTCTCCGAGCAAAGAACGAAGGTAACCTCATTGTGATAGAGATAATCGATGATGGAAAAGGCATAGATGTAGATGCTGTAAGAAAACGGGCTATTGACAGAGGACTTATCCATCCCAACAAGGTTCTATCTCAGGTTGAGGCTTTTAACCTTATCTTTGAGCCTGGTTTTTCTACAGCAAAAAAGGTTACAAATGTATCTGGAAGAGGTGTGGGACTCGATGTTGTAAAGAAACAGATAGAAAAGCTCAACGGCTCCATATCTGTATGGTCGGAGAAAGGGGCAGGTACTCATTTTACAATCAAACTGCCGCTTACTCTTGCGATTATTCAGGGACTTATGGTAGAAGTTGGGAAAGAAAGGTATGCTATTCCTGTTACTTCTGTCATAGACTGCCATAGAATAAAACCCGATGAAATACGCTTTATAGATGGTTATGAAGTCTTTGATGTGAGAGATGACGTTGTATCCTTACTCAGACTTAACAGGTTGTTTAAGATAGATACTGATGAGCAGAGGGATTATCTGTTTGTTGTTATTGTCGGTAACGAGGATAAAAAAATGGGCATAATCGTGGACTCCATAATCGGAGAAGAGGATGTTGTCATAAAACCGTTGAAAGACCATTTTGTAAATTCTCCGGGTATTGCAGGTGCAAATATAACAGGAGAAGGAACAGTATCTCTTATCATAGATGTTCCTCAGCTTCTGGAGCTTGGACTTAAGAGGGAAAGAGAAGCAAGAAAGAAGAGAGAAACAAGCATAATCTAG
- a CDS encoding ABC transporter permease yields MNIRVKKMAVPVMAVVFGFLAGTVILLFSGRSPLIMFNVFIKGLSGIDFSHMSFNPRYLGEFFVQLIPITLAGLSVGFAFRTGLFNIGAEGQFMMGAMGATMVALMVKAPFFVHAILCLAGAALMGAIWGAIPGFLKAKFNVHEVVVTIMFNYIALYVSNWVLLNIVKTLDKVKTAPFPETALLKSEFLSNITRFSRLNWGIIIVLVAVLLYWFLIEKTSFGFGLRAVGFNSHAARHAGMPVERNMVLSMAISGAFAALGGAAVAMGTFGFGRVLSAFEGYGFDGIAVALVGGNSAAGILASGGLFAMLKASQPLLQSQGVPREVVGIIQALIVMFVAMKLGIEYVLDRLGRRENASSAEEDTKKEDNSLHDTEELKKTETEK; encoded by the coding sequence ATGAATATCAGAGTAAAAAAAATGGCAGTTCCTGTTATGGCAGTTGTTTTTGGTTTTCTAGCCGGGACTGTAATATTGCTATTTAGCGGGCGTTCTCCTCTTATTATGTTTAATGTTTTTATTAAAGGTCTCTCCGGTATTGATTTCTCTCATATGTCCTTTAATCCGCGATATTTAGGCGAGTTTTTTGTTCAACTCATACCTATAACCCTTGCAGGTCTATCTGTTGGCTTTGCCTTTAGAACAGGGCTTTTTAACATAGGAGCGGAGGGGCAGTTTATGATGGGAGCCATGGGTGCCACTATGGTTGCCCTTATGGTAAAGGCTCCTTTTTTTGTCCATGCAATACTTTGCCTTGCCGGAGCAGCCCTTATGGGAGCAATTTGGGGGGCTATTCCCGGTTTTCTCAAGGCAAAGTTTAATGTCCATGAAGTCGTTGTAACCATAATGTTTAACTACATAGCTCTCTATGTATCCAACTGGGTGCTTCTAAATATTGTAAAAACATTGGATAAGGTAAAAACAGCACCTTTCCCCGAGACAGCTTTGTTAAAAAGCGAGTTTCTGAGTAATATAACGCGGTTTTCCAGACTCAATTGGGGAATAATCATAGTGCTTGTGGCTGTTTTGCTATATTGGTTTCTAATAGAAAAAACAAGCTTTGGCTTTGGCCTTCGTGCAGTAGGCTTTAATAGCCATGCTGCAAGACATGCTGGTATGCCTGTTGAGCGTAATATGGTGTTAAGCATGGCCATATCTGGTGCATTTGCAGCTCTGGGTGGAGCTGCTGTTGCCATGGGCACCTTTGGCTTTGGGAGAGTCTTGTCTGCTTTTGAGGGCTATGGCTTTGATGGTATTGCAGTTGCCCTTGTAGGCGGCAATAGCGCAGCCGGTATCCTTGCCTCGGGAGGACTCTTTGCGATGCTCAAAGCCTCCCAACCTCTTCTCCAGTCACAGGGGGTACCCAGAGAAGTTGTTGGCATAATACAGGCACTTATAGTCATGTTTGTGGCAATGAAACTGGGAATAGAATACGTGTTGGACAGGCTTGGCAGAAGAGAAAACGCATCCTCTGCAGAAGAAGACACAAAAAAAGAAGACAACAGTCTACATGACACAGAAGAACTCAAAAAAACGGAGACAGAAAAATGA
- a CDS encoding MBL fold metallo-hydrolase, protein MEITHIRIKHTKYYLIETECSILGFDVAWPGMLHDYLREIKRAGKDIKKLKAFVVSHFHIDHAGIAGELTEYGIKIGILNTQQHAISILEAFSIRKGLPYTKINPEMLDIFTEKESSDWLEQYGISGRIYSTPVHSSDSISLVLDTGNCLVGDMPLPCQMMRKEDGIEYWDMLLEKGINTILPAHAREYRL, encoded by the coding sequence ATGGAAATAACACATATAAGAATCAAGCATACAAAATATTATCTCATAGAGACAGAATGCAGTATACTTGGTTTTGATGTAGCATGGCCGGGAATGCTGCATGATTATCTGAGAGAAATAAAAAGAGCAGGCAAGGACATAAAGAAGCTTAAAGCCTTTGTAGTATCCCATTTTCACATAGACCATGCAGGGATAGCTGGAGAACTTACTGAATATGGTATAAAAATAGGAATTCTTAATACTCAGCAGCACGCAATATCTATACTTGAGGCCTTTAGCATCAGGAAAGGCCTGCCCTACACAAAAATTAATCCAGAAATGTTGGACATCTTTACAGAGAAAGAATCTTCCGATTGGCTTGAGCAGTATGGCATAAGCGGCAGAATATACTCCACACCTGTTCACAGCTCTGACAGCATAAGCCTTGTACTTGATACGGGAAATTGCCTAGTGGGAGATATGCCTCTTCCATGTCAGATGATGAGAAAAGAAGATGGCATAGAATATTGGGATATGCTTCTTGAAAAAGGAATAAACACAATACTGCCAGCACATGCAAGGGAATACAGATTATAA
- a CDS encoding ABC transporter ATP-binding protein has product MGAAVEFIDIVKDFPGVRANDHVSFVVEEGSVHAILGENGAGKSTLMSVLFGLYRPDAGHIRVKGRDVVIANPNVATSLGIGMVHQHFKLVHNFTVTQNIVLGMEPRRMGLLDISAARTRVVELSEAYGLAVDPDAVIEDISVGMQQRVEILKMLYRDADILVFDEPTAVLTPQEIDELMDIIKKLAASGKTVLLITHKLKEIKAVAKRCTVLRRGRVIDTFFVSDVSESDMAKMMVGREVSFSVDKEESSPGAVRLEIDNLRVKDERGVFAVDGLSLYVRAGEIVGLCGVDGNGQRELVYALAGLLPVEYGSIRLNGTEISKLPVIERLNAGIGFIPEDRQKHGLVLDFRIDENMVLHDYNRRPFSLYGILQPDEMYRHAEKLMQEFDVRAGEGPASLAANLSGGNQQKAILAREINRSPSVLVVVQPTRGLDVGAIEYIHSRIVAERDKGRAILLVSFELDEVMDLSDRIAVIHNGHIVGIVSASETNANELGLMMSGSTIKEKTV; this is encoded by the coding sequence GTGGGTGCTGCTGTAGAGTTTATAGATATTGTCAAGGATTTTCCGGGAGTCAGGGCTAATGATCATGTAAGTTTTGTTGTGGAGGAAGGCTCTGTTCATGCTATCTTGGGGGAAAACGGAGCGGGTAAATCCACTCTTATGAGTGTGCTTTTTGGTCTATATAGGCCGGATGCAGGGCATATAAGGGTTAAGGGGCGTGATGTTGTTATTGCTAATCCCAATGTCGCTACGTCTCTTGGTATTGGTATGGTCCATCAGCATTTTAAGCTGGTGCATAATTTTACAGTTACTCAGAATATAGTTCTTGGTATGGAGCCTCGGAGGATGGGGCTATTGGATATCAGTGCTGCACGTACGCGTGTGGTCGAGCTTTCTGAGGCTTATGGGCTTGCAGTAGATCCTGATGCTGTTATAGAGGATATTTCTGTAGGAATGCAGCAGAGGGTAGAGATTCTTAAGATGCTTTATCGTGATGCGGATATCCTTGTTTTTGACGAGCCTACTGCTGTTCTTACTCCTCAGGAAATTGACGAGCTCATGGATATTATAAAAAAACTGGCTGCTTCCGGAAAGACTGTTCTCCTCATCACTCACAAGCTCAAGGAGATAAAGGCTGTAGCCAAGCGTTGTACGGTTCTAAGGCGCGGTAGGGTTATTGATACGTTTTTCGTATCCGATGTTTCGGAGTCGGATATGGCTAAGATGATGGTTGGACGGGAGGTCTCTTTTTCTGTTGATAAGGAGGAATCGTCTCCAGGTGCTGTTAGGCTTGAGATTGATAATCTAAGGGTCAAAGATGAGAGAGGTGTTTTTGCTGTTGATGGTCTTAGCCTTTATGTAAGGGCAGGGGAGATTGTGGGACTTTGCGGTGTTGATGGTAACGGCCAGAGGGAGCTTGTATATGCGCTTGCAGGTCTTCTGCCTGTGGAGTATGGCAGCATACGGCTTAATGGGACGGAAATTTCCAAGCTTCCAGTTATAGAAAGGCTTAATGCTGGTATAGGCTTTATTCCCGAGGACAGGCAGAAACATGGTCTTGTCCTTGATTTTCGTATAGACGAAAACATGGTTCTTCATGATTATAACAGGCGTCCTTTTTCCCTATATGGTATCTTGCAGCCAGATGAGATGTACAGGCATGCAGAAAAGCTTATGCAGGAGTTCGATGTGCGTGCTGGGGAAGGACCGGCATCCCTTGCTGCAAACCTTTCTGGAGGTAATCAGCAGAAGGCTATACTTGCAAGGGAGATTAACCGCTCTCCTTCTGTGCTTGTTGTTGTACAGCCTACACGCGGTCTTGATGTGGGTGCCATAGAGTATATCCACTCTAGAATTGTTGCAGAAAGGGATAAGGGGAGAGCTATTCTTCTTGTATCATTTGAGTTGGATGAGGTTATGGATCTTTCAGATAGAATTGCAGTAATACATAATGGCCATATAGTTGGTATAGTATCTGCTTCGGAAACCAATGCTAATGAGCTTGGTCTTATGATGTCTGGTTCTACCATAAAGGAAAAAACAGTATGA